From a single Pseudomonadota bacterium genomic region:
- a CDS encoding TRC40/GET3/ArsA family transport-energizing ATPase, which yields MDQITTSMTKYMKDHPKLKYIFFGGKGGVGKTVMAGAAAIWAAKQGKKTLLASTNPVHSLSNLFGQDVFGKAVNVCDEKLCYAFEIDTHDTIERSKNEIREKINWFLRFADLSTKADEFVESATMNPAFEESAMFENMTDIMFKDEYDFYVFDTAPTANARRLLGMSKVYSLWVEKMLKSRDEATSLREALSFSKKKEKDPLMDYLLSFRERMAKAQSLLTDDNLTAFFFATLPEALPIAVITRFINWFYEFGIPVGGVLVNGIIQKDQVAEGAAEFVHNRVKMQDEHMATIWNVFGDRVRSVVPLFETEIKGTEMLNRLMGQMFV from the coding sequence ATGGATCAGATAACCACGAGCATGACAAAATATATGAAGGATCACCCGAAGCTGAAATACATATTTTTTGGCGGCAAAGGAGGGGTAGGGAAAACGGTTATGGCCGGTGCTGCCGCCATATGGGCAGCCAAGCAGGGGAAAAAGACACTCCTTGCCTCTACCAATCCGGTCCACAGTCTCTCAAACCTTTTTGGACAGGATGTTTTCGGAAAGGCTGTGAATGTATGTGATGAAAAACTCTGTTATGCCTTTGAGATTGACACACACGATACAATTGAGCGGTCAAAAAATGAAATCCGTGAAAAGATCAACTGGTTTTTAAGGTTCGCAGACCTTTCGACAAAGGCGGATGAGTTTGTAGAATCTGCCACTATGAATCCTGCCTTCGAAGAATCTGCCATGTTTGAAAATATGACTGATATTATGTTCAAAGATGAATATGACTTTTATGTTTTTGATACCGCGCCTACTGCGAATGCAAGAAGGCTTCTGGGTATGTCGAAGGTCTATTCGCTATGGGTTGAAAAGATGCTGAAAAGCAGGGATGAAGCAACTTCATTGAGGGAAGCCCTTTCTTTTTCAAAGAAAAAAGAAAAAGACCCTCTTATGGACTATCTCTTGAGCTTTAGAGAAAGAATGGCAAAAGCGCAGAGTCTTCTCACAGACGATAATCTTACTGCTTTCTTTTTTGCAACTCTGCCTGAAGCGCTTCCCATAGCTGTTATTACGAGGTTTATCAACTGGTTTTACGAATTTGGCATACCTGTCGGTGGTGTGCTTGTTAACGGTATCATACAGAAGGATCAGGTAGCCGAAGGCGCTGCTGAGTTTGTGCATAATCGTGTTAAAATGCAGGACGAACATATGGCTACTATCTGGAATGTCTTTGGAGACAGGGTAAGGAGTGTTGTACCGCTTTTTGAAACCGAAATAAAAGGGACTGAAATGCTGAACAGACTGATGGGACAAATGTTTGTATAA
- a CDS encoding TRC40/GET3/ArsA family transport-energizing ATPase has product MVPISLTKIFEQYPDRRYIMFGGKGGLGKTTFSAATAYYLAKQGKRVLVFSVDPQASLSDIFKKDIFGKGPTEIMPNLYAQEIDADQRVKEYQQEIRQKILDMYGMDKIPEEIESYIQAAAAEPAMEESAIFDEVVDIVVKGGFDYYIYDLVPLGHALYYLSMASVYDEWIGKITGLRQQMREYDQVAAVMRHEKNAEEDAILNELLYIKDRINKSSGILTDKERTAFFFVVTAEEMVINDTLKAAGLFAKFDVPLSGYIVNRVLPEELKNQQIPEYLKNRLTMQDHYLKVIDDTFKNQILAYVPEMERDVTGLQMIEKLAERMFD; this is encoded by the coding sequence GTGGTTCCCATTTCTCTAACAAAGATATTTGAACAGTACCCGGACAGACGTTACATCATGTTCGGCGGCAAGGGCGGTCTCGGCAAAACAACATTTTCTGCCGCAACTGCCTATTATCTGGCAAAACAGGGCAAGCGCGTTCTTGTTTTTTCCGTTGATCCTCAGGCATCATTAAGCGATATTTTCAAGAAAGATATTTTTGGAAAAGGTCCCACAGAGATCATGCCGAACCTCTATGCGCAGGAAATAGATGCTGACCAGCGGGTAAAGGAATATCAACAGGAAATAAGGCAGAAAATACTCGATATGTACGGTATGGACAAAATCCCTGAAGAGATTGAAAGCTATATACAGGCAGCAGCGGCAGAGCCGGCCATGGAAGAGAGCGCCATTTTTGACGAGGTTGTTGATATCGTGGTAAAAGGCGGTTTTGACTACTACATCTATGATCTTGTGCCCCTGGGACATGCTTTATATTATTTGAGCATGGCATCCGTTTACGATGAATGGATCGGCAAGATTACCGGTCTGCGCCAGCAGATGCGCGAATATGATCAGGTGGCTGCCGTGATGCGTCACGAGAAAAATGCAGAAGAAGACGCCATATTGAATGAACTGCTCTATATCAAAGACCGTATTAACAAATCATCCGGGATACTCACCGATAAAGAACGGACTGCCTTCTTTTTCGTGGTAACTGCCGAGGAGATGGTGATTAATGATACCCTGAAGGCCGCAGGCCTTTTTGCAAAATTCGATGTCCCTTTGAGCGGTTACATTGTGAACCGTGTTTTACCGGAGGAACTGAAAAACCAGCAAATCCCTGAGTACCTGAAAAACCGCCTCACCATGCAAGATCATTATTTGAAGGTTATTGACGATACCTTTAAAAACCAGATACTTGCCTATGTTCCTGAGATGGAGCGTGATGTAACAGGGTTGCAGATGATTGAAAAGCTGGCAGAACGCATGTTTGACTAA